The following nucleotide sequence is from Pseudonocardia abyssalis.
ATGGCGGCCATCCTGCCGCACGCCCGGCACCGGTCGCGCGACGCCGGCGGGATGACCGAGGTGCTGTCGGCGGTCGACCGCGGCGACACCGCCCGGTCCACGCCGACCTGGTGCTGGGGGTGTCCGCCGACCTCGCCCCGATCGAGTGGTGAGAGCGGGCGGCCCGGCCACCGCGGTTGCACCCGTCCCGATCGCGAGGAGACGGGCGGCCGACGACGAGCCCCGCCCGCACAACCGCCCGCTCCGCGCGGAGCAAGGATCGGCCCGGGCCGACCGTCGAGGACCCGCGAGAGACATCGGTACACAACTCGTGGCTCCAGCTGCCCCCGTACCCCGCCCGCCCACCGCCGCTGCGACGGCGGGCCTTCGCTCGCCGCCGCTGCCGGGCGGGACCGCGATCAGCCGGGGGAGGGTGCGTCCCAGCCCTGACGGTCCTGTGCGGCGTTGGTGAGCTGCTTGCCCGTCTCGATCACCTCCGCGGCCCGGACCGTGCCGGCACCGCTCAGGATCCCCTCGCCCGTCGTGTCGAGGAGGGGGGCGGCGGCGCGGACCTGCGCCACGGTGTCGCGCATCGCCGAGACCAGCTGGTGGGCGGTGCGGCCGGAGGCGTCGAGGGCGTCGAGCAGGCGGGAGATCTGCTGGACGAACGAGCGCGCCAGTCGCTCCGCCCGCACGATCGCCTGCACCGCCGCGGCGGCGAGCGATCCACCGGCGGTGAGGAAGGCGAGCACGCCCGACCAGAGCAGCAGCTGCAGGAGGAGCCACACGAACTCCGCGATCTGGTCGCGGATCCAGGAGCGAATCGCCGCGACCCCGGCGCCGGACACCAGGATCACCGACGACAGGCGCTCGGCCATCGCGGCGACGTCGTCGAGGCGGGTGGCGTAGTCGGTGACCGCGGCGCGGTAGGCGTCGGCCGCGGCCCCCTCCCAGTCCGGGGAGCCGCCGGCGAGCTCTCCTCGGTACCCGGCGGCCACCGAGGAGAGCTGCGCGCCGACGTTGCGCCAGGTCTGCGCCTGGGCCTTGATCTGGGTCGGGTCACCGGCGAGGGCGTCGAGCGGCTCGTGCAGCCACCAGACGTGCTCGATCAACCAGCCGATGGCGGAGGTGGCGAGGGCGTCGAGCGGGTTCATCACCGCGTCCAGTCCGTCGAGCGCGGCACCGGCGGTGGTGAACCCGATCTGCAGGAGGTCGGGGTCGTCGCGCGCCCACGCGGCGTTCATGTCGGCGACGCTCGATGTGGCGCCCGCGCCCTCCCAGTTGTCGAGCGGCTGGGCGTCCTCGTTCTCCGCCTCGACGATCAGCGGGTTCGGCGCGGTCATCGCGGCGGCCGGAACAGCTCGGCGGTGACCCGCTCGGCGTGCTCGTAGGCGTCGCGCGTGGCGCGCAGGCCGACGACGAAGCCCTCCGACTCGTCGGCGAGCCCGCGGACCGCGTGCGCCCCGATGCCCGCCGCCACCCCGACGGCGAGGGCGAACACCTGCCCGAGCAGCCCGTAGGAGAGCGGGTCGAGCGGGCGTCCGGCGTCGCCTGCCCGGCGCATCGGCTCCGCGACCGACCCCTCGACGAAGCCGATGTGCGCCCCGATGTCGCCGAGCCGGAACCCGAAGTCGGCGTTCACGACCCCGACCCCTGGTACGAGCGGATCACCTGCATCGCCTCGCTGTCGCCACCGAGCAGCGGGGCGACGGCCTCGGTCACCCGACGGTCGGCCTCGGCCTGTGCCCGGGCCGCGGTCTCGACGACGAGCGCGGCCAACTGGACCCGGGAGAGTGCCTCGCTGCGCTCGGAGAACACGATGCGCCGCACCGCGCCCCCGGGGGCGACGGTGACCGACACCGCCCCGTCGGGGCTCGCGGCCGTGCCGTCGACGCCGGCGAGCGCGGCCTGCGCGCGGTCGGCACGGGCCTTGAGGTCCGTGAGCCGGTGCTGGTAGCTGTCGAGCCACTGTCGTCCGTCCATGCCCGCGGACGGTACGGACGGAGGGCCGCACTCCGTGGGCGTTCGGTGAAACCCGTCGCGCTCACGTAGCGTCGATGCGTGATCGACGATCGGGCACAGGCCCTGGCCCACGTGGTGCGGGGCGGGACGGTGGAGTCGGTGCACCGCGGGCACCTCGTCGCGCTCGACGGCGGCGGCTCGACGGTCCTGCACCGCGGCGACCCGGGCGTCACGATCTTCGCGCGGTCCGCGCTCAAGCCCGTGCAGGCCGTCGCGATGCTGCGCGCCGGACTCGACATCGACGACGAGCTGCTCGCGCTCGCCTGCTCCAGCCACTCCGGAGAGCCGCTGCACGTCGACGGGGTCCGCCGGATCCTCGCCGCCGCGGGCCGCACCGAGGACGACCTGGCCAACACTCCCGCCTACCCGCTCGGCGAGGACGTCGGCGCCACCTGGCGGGCCGACAGGTTCGGCCCGTCGTCACTGGTGCAGAACTGTTCGGGCAAGCACGCCGCGATGATCGCCACGTGCGTGGCGGCCGGCTGGCCCGTCGAGGGCTACCGCGACCCGGCGCACCCGCTCCAGAAGGCGGTCCGGGAGACCGTGGAGGAACTCACCGGCGACACCGCCGAGCACGTCACGGTCGACGGCTGCGGCGCGCCGCTCTACTCCTGCACCCTCACCGGCCTCGCGCACGCCTTCGCGTGGCTCGTCCTGGCCGAGCCCGGCACGCCCGAGCAGCGGGTGGCTGCGGCCATGTCGGCGCATCCCGAATGGGTCGGCGGCATCGGCCGCGACGTCACCGGGTTCATGGCCGACGTGCCCGGTCTCGTCGCCAAGGACGGGGCGGAGGGGGTGTGGGCGGCCGCCCTGCCCGACGGCGGCGCGGTCGCGGTGAAGGTGCTCGACGGGGCGATGCGGCCGCTGCCGGTCGTCGTCGCCGAGGCGCTGCGCGCACTGGGCGCCGACATCCCCGACGACCTGGGCCGACGTCCGGTGCTGGGTGGCGGGGAACCGGTGGGGGAGATCCGAGCGGTCCTGCGCTGACGGGCCCGCGCGCGGTGACGGGCACGCTGCGTGATCTCCTGGTCGCATGAGACGGCTCCTGCTCCCCGCACTCCTCGTCCTGACCCTCGCCGGCTGCGGCGGCGCCGAGACCGCCGCCCCCGCCGCGTCCCCGTCGACCGCCGCGTCGTCCGCCTCCGCGACCGCCGCCGCCCCGGCCGGCCCCGAGGGCGGCGTTCCCGGTCTGTCCGGTGACCCCACCGACCTGACGGCCCCCACCCAGGCCGGGGCCGGCTCGGGCGCGCCGCCGACCGAGCTGCTCCTCGAGGACGTCGTCGTCGGGGAGGGCGCCGCGGCGACCCAGGCCGACACGGTGAACGTCCGTTACACCGGCACGCTGTGGTCGGACGGCTCGACCTTCGACAGCTCGTGGTCGCGCGGCGACGCCCCCATCGAGTTCCCGCTGGACCAGGTCGTCCCCGGCTTCTCGCAGGGCATCGAGGGCATGGCGCCGGGCGGGCGCCGCGTCATCGTGATGCCGCCGGACCTGGCCTACGGCGACAACCCGCCCCCCGGCCTGCCCGCCGGTGCCACGCTGGTCTTCGTCGTGGACCTCGTCGGCATCAGCTGATCACCGCGCGGGCCGGAACCCCCGCAGCCGCAGGCTGTTGGCCACCACGAACGCCGAGCTGAACGCCATGGCTGCCCCGGCGATCATGGGGTTGAGCAGTCCGGAGGCGGCCAGCGGCAGGGCGGCGACGTTGTAGGCGAAGGCCCAGAACAGGTTGCCCTTGATGGTGCCGAGCGTGCGGCGCGAGAGCCGGATCGCGTCGCCGACGGCCCGCAGGTCGCCGCGGACCAGCGTCAGGTCGCTCGCCTCGATCGCCACGTCGGTGCCGGTGCCCATCGCGAGCCCGAGGTCGGCCTGGGCGAGTGCGGCGGCGTCGTTGACGCCGTCGCCGACCATCGCCACGACCTTCCCCTCGTCCTGCAGCCGCTTCACGACGTCGAGCTTGTCGGCGGGCAGCACCTCGGCGATCACGTCGTCGATACCCACCTGCGCGGCGACGGCGCGGGCGGCGCGGGCGTTGTCGCCGGTGAGCAGGACAGGGTGCAGGCCGAGGCCCCGGAGCTGCGCGACGGCCTCGCGCGACGTCGGCTTCACCGTGTCGGCGACGACGAGCACGGCGCGCGCCACCCCGTCCCAGGCGACGACGATCGCGGTGCGCCCGGACTCCTCGGCCGCCTCCCGCGCCGCGACCAGCGGCCCGGGCAGGTCGACGTCGACCAGTGCCGCCCGCCCCACGACGACCTCGTGGCCCTCGACGGTGCCGCGCACCCCGAGGCCCTCGACGTTCGCGAATCCGGTGACCTCCGGCAGGTCCCCGACGCGCTCCCGCGCCCCGGCCACGACGGCCGCCGCGATCGGGTGCTCCGACGCCGCCTCGACCGCCCCGGCGAACCGCAGCGCGTCCTCGTCGCCGGTGACGGAGACCAGCGACATCCGCCCCTCGGTGACGGTGCCGGTCTTGTCCAGCACGACGGTGTCGACGCGACGGGTGGACTCCAGCACCTCCGGTCCCTTGATCAGGATGCCGAGCTGGGCGCCGCGCCCGGTGCCGACGAGCAGCGCGGTGGGCGTGGCCAGCCCGAGCGCGCACGGGCACGCGACGATCAGCACCGCGACCGCCGCGGTGAACGCGGTCGCGGCCCCCGCGCCGGTGCCGAGCCAGAACCCGAGGGTGGCCGCGGCGAGGGCGATGACGACGGGCACGAACACCCCGGACACGCGGTCGGCCAGGCGCTGCACCGCGGCCTTGCCGCTCTGCGCGTCCTCGACGAGCTTCGCCATCCGGGCGAGCTGGGTGTCGGCGCCGACCCGGGTGGCCCGCACGACCAGGCGCCCGCCGGAGTTGACGCACGATCCGACCACGGCGTCACCGGGCCCGACCTCCACCGGCACCGGCTCCCCGGTCAGCAGCGAGACGTCGACGGCGGAGCTGCCGTCCTCCACCACTCCGTCGGTGGCGACCTTCTCCCCGGGGCGCACGACGAACCGGTCGCCCACGCGCAGCGACTCGACCGGCACGCGGGTCTCCGACCCGTCGCGCAGCACGGCGACGTCCTTCGCCCCCAGCTCCAGCAGCGCGCGCAGCGCCGCCCCCGCCTGCCTCTTGGACCGCGACTCGAACCACCGTCCGGCCAGCAGGAACGTCGTGACGCCCGCCGCGACCTCGAGGTAGATGTTGGCCGCGCCGTCGCTCGGCGAGATCGTCAGCTCGAAGGGGTGCACCATCCCGGGGGTGCCCGCGGTGCCCCACAGCAGGGCGTAGAGCGACCACGCGAACGCGGCCAGCACGCCCATCGACACCAGCGTGTCCATCGTGGCCGCGCCGTGGCGCAGGTTGGTCCAGGCCGCGCGGTGGAACGGCGCCGCCGCCCAGACGACGACCGGCCCGGCGAGCGCGAGCACGATCCACTGCCAGTACGTGAACTGCCACGCCGGCACCATCGACAGCGCGATCACCGGCACCGACAGCGCGATCGAGACGAGCAGCCGCTCGCGCAGCGGGTCGGCCACCTCCTCGACGGGAGCGGGCTCCGCGGCCGGCAGGACCGCGGTGTACCCGGCCGCCTCCACCTGCGCGACGAGCACCGCAGGATCGACGCCGGCGGGCGCCTGCACCCTGGCCTTCTCGGTGGCGTAGTTGACGCTGGCGCTCACGCCGTCGAGCTTGTTGAGCTTGCGCTCCACCCGGTTGGCGCAGGACGCGCACGTCATCCCGCCGATCACCAGCTCGATCTCGGTGACGGGGAGCGTGGCGGTCATCGGGGTCCCTCCTCGTGCGAATGCGGTTCACTCTCGGCCACGGGTCCGGTGGCCGGGCCGGTGGGCACCGTGAACTCCGCGGTGCGGACGACCCCGCCGTGGGAGAAGTCCAGGAACAGCCGGTACGTGCCGTCGCTCGGCACCTCGGCGACGAACCCGATCTCCGGCCCCGCGGGCCCGTCCGACGGGTGCACGTGCAGGTAGGCCAGGTCACCGCCGCGCAGCGCGACGAGGTGGCCGTACGCGCCGAGATAGGGATCGAGATCGGTGACGGGCACGCCGTCGCGTGCGACCGTGAGCGTGACGGGGGAGGCCCGCCCCGGCACCAGGTCGCCGTCGAGGGTGACGGAGTAGCCGCCGACCTGCGCGGTGCGGGTCGGGACGTGCTCGACGGGGACGAACTCTCCGGGCACGGACACGTCGACGCCCAGCGTCACGGGGGCGCCGCCGGTGGGGACGAAGTCGGCGAATGCGCGGTAGCTTCCGCCGTCGCGCAGCTCCAGCGGCACGGTCCAGGTCCCGTCCGGCGCCATCTCCGGGTGCACGTGCCGGAACCCGGAGCCGTCGCGGCGCACGAGGATCAGGTGCATCCGCTTCTCGTGCTCCACGTCGAACGCGGTGACGGGGGCCCCGTCGGAGCCGGTGATCGTGAACGCGAACGGGCCGCCGGTGTGGGTCGTCGCGGTGGGTCGCAGAGTGTAGCCCCGTTCGGTGACGGCCAGGCCCGGGGG
It contains:
- a CDS encoding PPE domain-containing protein; translation: MTAPNPLIVEAENEDAQPLDNWEGAGATSSVADMNAAWARDDPDLLQIGFTTAGAALDGLDAVMNPLDALATSAIGWLIEHVWWLHEPLDALAGDPTQIKAQAQTWRNVGAQLSSVAAGYRGELAGGSPDWEGAAADAYRAAVTDYATRLDDVAAMAERLSSVILVSGAGVAAIRSWIRDQIAEFVWLLLQLLLWSGVLAFLTAGGSLAAAAVQAIVRAERLARSFVQQISRLLDALDASGRTAHQLVSAMRDTVAQVRAAAPLLDTTGEGILSGAGTVRAAEVIETGKQLTNAAQDRQGWDAPSPG
- a CDS encoding YbaB/EbfC family nucleoid-associated protein, with protein sequence MDGRQWLDSYQHRLTDLKARADRAQAALAGVDGTAASPDGAVSVTVAPGGAVRRIVFSERSEALSRVQLAALVVETAARAQAEADRRVTEAVAPLLGGDSEAMQVIRSYQGSGS
- a CDS encoding asparaginase, which produces MIDDRAQALAHVVRGGTVESVHRGHLVALDGGGSTVLHRGDPGVTIFARSALKPVQAVAMLRAGLDIDDELLALACSSHSGEPLHVDGVRRILAAAGRTEDDLANTPAYPLGEDVGATWRADRFGPSSLVQNCSGKHAAMIATCVAAGWPVEGYRDPAHPLQKAVRETVEELTGDTAEHVTVDGCGAPLYSCTLTGLAHAFAWLVLAEPGTPEQRVAAAMSAHPEWVGGIGRDVTGFMADVPGLVAKDGAEGVWAAALPDGGAVAVKVLDGAMRPLPVVVAEALRALGADIPDDLGRRPVLGGGEPVGEIRAVLR
- a CDS encoding FKBP-type peptidyl-prolyl cis-trans isomerase, yielding MRRLLLPALLVLTLAGCGGAETAAPAASPSTAASSASATAAAPAGPEGGVPGLSGDPTDLTAPTQAGAGSGAPPTELLLEDVVVGEGAAATQADTVNVRYTGTLWSDGSTFDSSWSRGDAPIEFPLDQVVPGFSQGIEGMAPGGRRVIVMPPDLAYGDNPPPGLPAGATLVFVVDLVGIS
- a CDS encoding heavy metal translocating P-type ATPase — translated: MTATLPVTEIELVIGGMTCASCANRVERKLNKLDGVSASVNYATEKARVQAPAGVDPAVLVAQVEAAGYTAVLPAAEPAPVEEVADPLRERLLVSIALSVPVIALSMVPAWQFTYWQWIVLALAGPVVVWAAAPFHRAAWTNLRHGAATMDTLVSMGVLAAFAWSLYALLWGTAGTPGMVHPFELTISPSDGAANIYLEVAAGVTTFLLAGRWFESRSKRQAGAALRALLELGAKDVAVLRDGSETRVPVESLRVGDRFVVRPGEKVATDGVVEDGSSAVDVSLLTGEPVPVEVGPGDAVVGSCVNSGGRLVVRATRVGADTQLARMAKLVEDAQSGKAAVQRLADRVSGVFVPVVIALAAATLGFWLGTGAGAATAFTAAVAVLIVACPCALGLATPTALLVGTGRGAQLGILIKGPEVLESTRRVDTVVLDKTGTVTEGRMSLVSVTGDEDALRFAGAVEAASEHPIAAAVVAGARERVGDLPEVTGFANVEGLGVRGTVEGHEVVVGRAALVDVDLPGPLVAAREAAEESGRTAIVVAWDGVARAVLVVADTVKPTSREAVAQLRGLGLHPVLLTGDNARAARAVAAQVGIDDVIAEVLPADKLDVVKRLQDEGKVVAMVGDGVNDAAALAQADLGLAMGTGTDVAIEASDLTLVRGDLRAVGDAIRLSRRTLGTIKGNLFWAFAYNVAALPLAASGLLNPMIAGAAMAFSSAFVVANSLRLRGFRPAR